A genomic stretch from Candidatus Methylomirabilota bacterium includes:
- a CDS encoding SUF system Fe-S cluster assembly protein, translating to MDITSAKLLVIEAQVIEALHTVFDPEIPVNIYELGLIYEVKVDPSGAIDIRMTLTSPNCPAAGTLPGEVQEKAKAVPGVTDAKVEVVFDPPWDPSSMSEAAKLELGLL from the coding sequence ATGGACATCACGTCCGCCAAGTTACTGGTGATCGAGGCCCAGGTCATCGAGGCCCTGCACACTGTCTTTGATCCGGAGATCCCGGTGAACATCTACGAATTGGGACTGATCTACGAGGTCAAGGTAGATCCGTCGGGCGCCATCGACATCCGAATGACCCTTACCTCCCCCAACTGTCCGGCGGCAGGGACGCTGCCCGGGGAGGTGCAGGAGAAGGCGAAAGCGGTTCCGGGGGTCACGGATGCCAAAGTCGAGGTCGTCTTCGATCCCCCCTGGGACCCGTCCAGCATGTCCGAAGCGGCAAAACTTGAATTAGGCCTCTTGTAA
- a CDS encoding SUF system NifU family Fe-S cluster assembly protein: MSDLRELYQEVILDHSKKPRNFMKLEGADRIAEGYNPLCGDVVTVYLQLEDDVIRKIGFQGSGCAISKASASMMTDSVKGKTKDDAQVLFEKFHHLVTGEAGDPDDLGKLTVFSGVSEFPIRVKCATLAWHTLRAALEGKGETVSTE; the protein is encoded by the coding sequence ATGTCTGACCTTCGCGAACTCTACCAAGAGGTCATCCTCGACCACAGTAAAAAGCCACGCAACTTTATGAAGCTGGAAGGGGCCGACCGGATCGCGGAGGGGTATAATCCCCTCTGTGGGGACGTCGTGACCGTCTACCTCCAGTTGGAGGATGACGTGATTCGCAAAATCGGCTTTCAAGGTTCGGGCTGCGCGATTTCCAAGGCCTCTGCCTCGATGATGACCGACAGTGTGAAGGGAAAGACCAAGGACGACGCCCAGGTCCTTTTTGAGAAATTTCATCACTTGGTCACCGGTGAGGCCGGCGATCCGGATGACCTGGGGAAGCTCACCGTGTTTTCCGGCGTCAGCGAATTCCCCATTCGGGTGAAGTGTGCCACGCTGGCGTGGCATACACTGCGGGCCGCGCTCGAGGGGAAAGGGGAGACCGTTTCCACAGAGTAG